In a single window of the Litorilituus sediminis genome:
- a CDS encoding MATE family efflux transporter gives MTKESNSAPSKRRANLLEAPVADTLKQMTIPMIYGMVLLMTFNLVDTFFVGLLGTQPLAAISFTFPVTFTVLSLTIGLGIGTSAVIAKLLGKKDQCTAKDSATAAMYLAAIIVASLSFVGYLFTDELFTLLGAQASLLPLIHDYIDIWYIGSVCLIGPMIGNAILRASGDTKTPSLVMGSAGLVNAILDPIFIFGLGPIPAIGIKGAAIATLVSWIFGLAFVLNILTRKLDLIHTHIIPFHKLLPACKSILKIGLPAAGANMLTPIAAAIMTAIVATYGESAVAAFGVGSRIESIACLVVLAMSMTLPPFISQNFGAGHMHRVEEAYKVSVKFVMLWQLVIFVILVGLAPWIASAFAKEQAVEDIIKLFIWILPLGYGLQGIIILTNSSFNALHKPMIALWLSIVRLFVCYVPLAYLGSYLYGLQGFFIGALLGNVLMATISYRLFSKQFTSTSSVSQVESI, from the coding sequence ATGACCAAAGAATCAAATTCTGCGCCGAGTAAAAGGCGTGCTAATCTGCTAGAAGCCCCTGTTGCTGATACATTAAAACAAATGACCATACCTATGATATACGGCATGGTATTGTTAATGACTTTTAATCTGGTCGATACTTTTTTTGTCGGCTTATTAGGCACGCAACCATTAGCTGCCATTAGCTTTACTTTTCCTGTGACCTTTACCGTACTCAGTTTAACTATTGGTTTAGGCATAGGTACTTCAGCGGTTATTGCTAAATTACTCGGCAAAAAAGATCAATGTACGGCGAAAGACTCTGCAACAGCCGCTATGTATTTAGCTGCGATTATTGTTGCCAGTTTATCCTTTGTTGGTTATCTGTTTACCGATGAATTGTTTACTCTATTGGGCGCACAAGCTTCATTGTTACCGTTAATACATGATTATATTGATATTTGGTATATAGGAAGTGTTTGCTTAATTGGTCCTATGATAGGTAACGCTATTTTAAGGGCGTCAGGAGACACCAAAACGCCCAGTCTGGTTATGGGCAGTGCCGGTTTAGTTAACGCGATACTTGATCCTATTTTTATTTTTGGTTTAGGCCCCATACCTGCGATTGGCATAAAAGGGGCAGCAATAGCCACGCTAGTTTCTTGGATATTTGGTTTAGCCTTTGTGCTTAATATTTTAACGCGTAAATTAGATTTAATTCATACTCATATTATCCCGTTTCACAAATTACTACCGGCTTGTAAGAGTATTTTAAAAATTGGTTTACCTGCTGCTGGCGCTAATATGTTAACACCAATAGCGGCAGCGATAATGACCGCGATTGTTGCCACTTATGGTGAATCTGCGGTTGCGGCTTTTGGTGTTGGCTCTCGTATCGAGTCAATTGCCTGTTTAGTTGTACTTGCTATGTCAATGACATTACCGCCTTTTATTAGTCAGAACTTTGGTGCAGGGCATATGCATCGTGTTGAAGAAGCTTATAAGGTGTCAGTTAAATTTGTCATGCTATGGCAGTTAGTTATTTTTGTTATTCTCGTTGGCTTAGCTCCATGGATAGCAAGCGCATTTGCCAAAGAGCAAGCCGTTGAAGATATCATCAAGTTATTTATTTGGATTTTACCGCTGGGTTATGGTTTGCAGGGGATCATTATTTTAACGAATTCATCTTTTAATGCACTGCACAAGCCTATGATTGCACTGTGGTTAAGTATTGTTAGATTATTTGTTTGTTATGTGCCATTAGCTTATTTAGGTTCATACCTTTATGGTTTACAAGGCTTTTTCATCGGTGCGTTATTGGGTAATGTCCTTATGGCGACGATCTCGTATAGATTATTTAGCAAACAGTTTACTAGTACCAGTTCAGTATCACAGGTAGAGTCAATATGA
- a CDS encoding trans-sulfuration enzyme family protein gives MRKQQPITELVFDGDNNIDPYGAVVPPVYQSSLFTFDSWESLEQAFADKENSVIYTRGNNPTVQFVEQKLASLAGGEKAKLFSSGMAAISAGIIHFLAQGDHLITLKNIYGPTATLIRNVLVAKMGVEVSYVSGECLNEIEQAIKPNTRLIYLESPSSVVFSLQDLEQISALAKKHNIATMIDNTWATPIYQKPLALGIDLEVHSCSKYLGGHSDIIAGALIARQSLIKDICLQEYELLGAKLAPVEASMLLRSLRTLPLRMERHQQSALRVAEFLQQQPQVAKVFYPGLPSFAQASLARQQMTGFSGLFSFKLNTDDLAKIKKFFNALILFQKGVSWGGHESLIYAPAISCSVEQTPEHMQRMGISYSDMRISIGLENAEDLIADLANALAKL, from the coding sequence ATGAGAAAACAACAGCCAATCACAGAGTTAGTTTTTGATGGTGACAATAATATTGATCCCTATGGCGCAGTCGTACCGCCTGTTTATCAAAGTTCATTATTTACTTTTGATAGCTGGGAGTCATTAGAGCAGGCTTTTGCCGATAAAGAAAATAGCGTGATTTATACGCGAGGAAATAATCCTACGGTGCAATTTGTCGAGCAAAAACTCGCCTCACTTGCTGGTGGTGAAAAAGCTAAGCTGTTTTCCTCTGGCATGGCAGCAATATCGGCAGGCATTATTCATTTTTTAGCTCAGGGCGATCACTTGATCACCTTAAAAAATATTTACGGACCAACAGCCACCTTAATACGCAATGTGCTCGTTGCTAAAATGGGTGTTGAAGTAAGCTATGTATCTGGTGAGTGCCTTAATGAAATTGAGCAGGCAATAAAGCCGAATACTCGATTGATTTATCTTGAAAGCCCATCCTCTGTGGTTTTCTCTTTACAAGATTTAGAACAAATTAGCGCGTTAGCGAAAAAACATAATATTGCCACTATGATAGATAACACTTGGGCAACGCCAATCTATCAAAAGCCTTTGGCGTTAGGGATTGATTTAGAGGTACACTCTTGCTCAAAATATCTTGGCGGCCACAGTGATATCATTGCCGGGGCTTTAATTGCTCGCCAGTCGTTAATTAAAGACATTTGCTTACAAGAGTACGAGTTACTAGGAGCTAAGCTTGCCCCTGTGGAAGCAAGTATGCTGCTTAGAAGTTTACGTACCTTGCCTCTGAGAATGGAAAGGCATCAACAAAGCGCGCTGCGTGTGGCTGAGTTTTTACAACAACAACCCCAAGTTGCTAAAGTATTTTATCCTGGCTTGCCATCATTTGCGCAAGCCTCGCTTGCAAGGCAACAAATGACAGGGTTTAGTGGTTTATTTAGTTTTAAACTTAATACCGATGACTTAGCAAAGATCAAAAAGTTTTTTAATGCCCTGATCTTATTTCAAAAGGGAGTTAGTTGGGGAGGGCATGAAAGCCTGATATATGCACCTGCGATTAGTTGTAGTGTTGAGCAGACGCCTGAGCATATGCAGCGCATGGGAATTTCGTATAGCGATATGAGAATATCGATTGGTCTAGAAAATGCGGAAGATTTAATTGCCGATTTAGCCAATGCCTTGGCTAAGCTATAA
- the uvrB gene encoding excinuclease ABC subunit UvrB, protein MKSLTLASDYTPSGDQPTAIKQLLDGIESGLAHQTLLGVTGSGKTFTIANVIEKLNRPTMMLAPNKTLAAQLYGEMKEFFPNNAVEYFVSYYDYYQPEAYVPTTDTFIEKDASVNEHIEQMRLSATKALLERRDVIIIASVSAIYGLGDPDSYLKMMLHISVGDIINQRDILRRLAELQYTRNDVAFARATYRVRGDVIDIFPAESDRLALRVELFDEEIERISQFDPLTGQVERTLARVTIYPKTHYATPRDKILAAVESIKIELKDRAQQLKDNNKLVEEQRISQRTQFDIEMMTELGYCSGIENYSRYLSGREPGEAPPTLFDYLPDDGLLIIDESHVTVPQIGAMYKGDRSRKENLVQYGFRLPSALDNRPMKFEEFEALAPQTIYVSATPSKYEIEKSSGDIAEQVVRPTGLLDPEIEVRPVETQVDDLLSEINKRVPLNERVLATTLTKRMAEDLTDYLDEHGIKTRYLHSDVDTVERMEIIRDFRLGKFDVLIGINLLREGLDMPEVSLVAILDADKEGFLRSERSLIQTIGRAARNINGKAILYADRITGSMRTAIDETERRRAKQHQYNIDNNIQPKGVIRKITDVMDVDGYSDAQALDKVAQQTANYQVDAPMLTTKEIDEKIAQLEKDMLAHAQNLEFEQAAAIRDDIAKLRLAQLSS, encoded by the coding sequence ATGAAGTCATTAACATTAGCCTCTGATTATACGCCAAGCGGCGATCAGCCCACGGCCATTAAACAATTGCTTGATGGTATTGAGTCAGGTTTAGCTCATCAAACGCTACTTGGTGTGACTGGCTCAGGTAAAACCTTTACTATTGCTAACGTTATCGAGAAGCTTAATCGTCCCACCATGATGTTAGCGCCTAATAAAACCTTAGCAGCACAGCTTTATGGGGAAATGAAAGAATTCTTTCCAAACAATGCTGTTGAATATTTTGTCTCTTACTATGACTACTACCAACCTGAAGCCTATGTGCCAACAACCGATACCTTTATAGAGAAAGATGCCTCGGTAAATGAACACATTGAGCAAATGAGGTTATCGGCCACGAAAGCTTTATTAGAGCGTCGAGATGTGATCATTATTGCATCAGTATCAGCAATTTACGGTCTTGGCGACCCTGATTCTTACTTGAAGATGATGCTACACATCAGTGTTGGCGATATTATCAATCAGCGTGATATTTTAAGGCGATTAGCAGAGTTACAATATACCCGTAATGATGTCGCCTTTGCTCGGGCAACCTATCGAGTTCGCGGTGATGTTATCGATATCTTTCCGGCTGAATCTGACCGCTTAGCGTTACGGGTAGAGCTGTTTGATGAGGAGATTGAACGTATCAGCCAGTTTGACCCGCTAACAGGGCAAGTGGAAAGAACCTTAGCGCGTGTGACTATTTATCCTAAAACGCATTATGCAACACCCAGAGATAAAATCTTAGCGGCGGTTGAGTCAATTAAAATTGAATTAAAGGACAGGGCACAGCAATTAAAAGATAATAACAAGTTAGTTGAAGAGCAGCGTATCAGTCAGCGAACACAATTTGATATTGAAATGATGACTGAGCTTGGCTATTGCTCAGGCATTGAAAACTATTCAAGGTATTTATCGGGAAGAGAGCCAGGTGAGGCGCCGCCAACCTTGTTTGACTATTTGCCTGATGATGGTTTATTGATTATTGACGAGTCACATGTCACCGTACCGCAAATTGGCGCTATGTATAAAGGCGATAGATCCCGTAAAGAAAATCTAGTGCAGTACGGCTTTAGGCTTCCTTCAGCACTTGATAATAGACCAATGAAATTTGAAGAGTTCGAAGCGTTAGCACCACAAACTATTTATGTTTCAGCAACACCGAGCAAATATGAAATAGAAAAATCATCAGGTGATATTGCTGAGCAAGTGGTTAGGCCTACTGGATTGTTAGATCCAGAAATTGAAGTGCGGCCAGTAGAAACACAAGTTGATGATTTACTCTCAGAAATTAATAAGCGCGTACCGTTAAATGAACGTGTTCTTGCCACCACACTTACTAAACGTATGGCAGAAGATTTAACCGATTATTTAGATGAACACGGCATTAAAACTCGCTACTTACATTCAGATGTTGATACGGTTGAGCGAATGGAGATCATTCGAGATTTTCGTTTAGGTAAGTTTGATGTCCTTATCGGTATTAACTTGTTGCGCGAAGGCTTGGATATGCCTGAAGTGTCGCTTGTGGCGATTTTAGATGCAGATAAGGAAGGCTTTTTACGTTCAGAGCGTTCACTTATTCAAACCATTGGCCGTGCTGCGCGTAATATCAATGGTAAAGCTATTTTATATGCAGATAGAATTACTGGCTCTATGCGCACGGCGATAGATGAAACTGAGCGTCGTAGGGCTAAGCAGCATCAGTATAATATTGACAATAATATTCAGCCTAAAGGCGTTATCAGAAAAATAACGGATGTCATGGATGTTGATGGTTATAGCGATGCACAGGCGCTAGATAAAGTTGCCCAGCAAACAGCGAATTATCAAGTTGATGCGCCAATGCTGACAACCAAAGAAATTGATGAAAAAATAGCGCAGCTTGAAAAGGACATGCTTGCTCATGCGCAAAACCTCGAGTTTGAACAAGCTGCTGCTATTCGTGAT